One segment of Formicincola oecophyllae DNA contains the following:
- a CDS encoding RluA family pseudouridine synthase encodes MAVEHVTVTEDEADIRLDRWFRRRYPNLTQGAIQKACRTGQIRVDGKRAQTSTRLLPGQEVRIPPLPDVSRPAPPPPPDPLTRKRLESMILYQDDSVIVLNKPSGLATQGGPGIHEHIDMMLEALRPEGGDKPRLVHRIDRDTSGILLIARTPGVAAKLAAAFREREVEKTYWAIVTGRPNPAEGIVDQPLAKVGAGGGAVVVPADRKDEEAVSAKSAYEVVDAAARKFSWLKLSPLTGRTHQLRVHCESLGTPIVGDPRYGGEKAHPEGFADRLHLHARELDIPHPQGGRLKVAAPLPPHMKETFSKLGFVAGSTPEPTRTPK; translated from the coding sequence ATGGCCGTTGAACACGTCACCGTCACTGAAGATGAAGCCGACATCCGGCTTGACCGTTGGTTCAGGCGCCGTTACCCGAACCTGACGCAAGGGGCCATTCAGAAAGCCTGCCGTACAGGCCAAATCAGGGTGGACGGCAAACGCGCGCAGACCAGCACGCGCCTGCTGCCTGGGCAGGAAGTGCGCATTCCCCCCCTGCCTGACGTCAGCCGCCCCGCCCCGCCGCCACCGCCAGATCCGCTGACCAGGAAACGCCTTGAATCCATGATCCTCTACCAGGATGATTCAGTGATCGTCCTCAACAAGCCCTCTGGCCTTGCCACGCAAGGGGGGCCTGGCATCCATGAGCACATCGACATGATGTTGGAGGCGCTGCGCCCTGAGGGGGGGGACAAGCCGCGCCTTGTTCACCGCATTGACCGTGACACATCAGGCATTCTGCTGATTGCGCGCACCCCTGGGGTGGCGGCCAAGCTGGCGGCTGCCTTCCGTGAGCGTGAGGTGGAGAAAACCTACTGGGCCATCGTCACAGGGCGCCCCAACCCAGCTGAAGGCATTGTGGACCAGCCCTTGGCCAAGGTGGGCGCTGGTGGTGGCGCTGTGGTGGTGCCCGCCGACCGCAAGGATGAGGAGGCGGTTTCAGCTAAAAGCGCTTATGAGGTGGTGGACGCTGCAGCGCGCAAGTTCTCCTGGCTAAAGCTTTCCCCTCTGACAGGGCGCACACACCAGCTGCGCGTCCATTGCGAAAGCCTGGGCACCCCCATTGTGGGCGACCCGCGCTATGGGGGGGAGAAGGCCCACCCGGAAGGCTTTGCGGACAGGCTGCACCTCCATGCGCGCGAGCTGGACATCCCCCACCCTCAAGGGGGGCGCTTGAAGGTAGCAGCCCCCTTGCCCCCCCAC